Part of the Dethiobacter alkaliphilus AHT 1 genome, CTGTTTCAACGGAAGAGGTGTGACAACTCTTATACCATAAAGGATTCCTCTGCGCTATGGCGAATAGGTAAAGATTACTAAGAAGGAGGCTTAATTATGAAAGAACAAAAGGTTCCATATAATCTATCCGGTATAATTGTTATTCTAATGATAATCAGCTCTGTGGGAGGGCTATTAATAGATAACCTATACCGCGATAATGCCTTTGTAAGCGCGTTATGGCGCAGTAATGACTATGTCACACTAATTGTGGCTGTCCCCATATTTATAATCTCCCTGCTTGGTGCCAGAAAAGGGGAGCCCAGAGCCCTTTTAATCTGGTTTGCCATGCTGTGGTACACTTTCTATAATTACATCTTTTACTTATTCGGCGCCGCGTTTAATGCCTTCTTTTTGCTCTATGTAACACTGTTTACCCTGTCGCTTTATGCCCTCGTTTTCGGACTGCCCCATTTAGATATTACAAAAATAAAAGAACGGTTTCCCGCTGATTTGTCCGTTAAGTGGATCAGCGGCTATATGCTTTTTGTAGCCGCAGGCTTAAGTGTTGTATACACCATACAATCCCTTAATTTCATTGTAACCGAACAGCTTCCCGAGATTGTGGAGATAACAGGGCACCCCACCAGTATTGTCTTTGCCATTGATTTCCCCTTTCTCATAGTCCCCTTTGTTCTCACCGCCATCTGGCTGTGGAAACAACAGCCCTGGGGCTATGCCCTGGCGTTTATTCTTAATGTCAAAGGAGCCATCTACACCCTGGTTTTGGCAGTTGGCTCCTATTCTGCCGGAGCAACGGCAGAAATGCCGATGTGGATTATCTTAACCATAGCCGGCATCATTGTCAGCGTGTACATGTTGACAAACATGGCAGGAAAGAGCGTGAATAATGGATAGAACAAAAACCGTTGAACCAATTACAGCCCAAAGCGCTTTAAACAAATTAAAGCGAAAAATCCCCTACGGATGGGATTTAAATATTTACCGTGGTTGTGAACACGCCTGTCAGTACTGTTATGCCATGTACTCTCACAAACATCTGGGAGATAAGAATTTCTTCCAGGATATCTGTGTTAAGGAAAACATCGTTGAACTGTTGGAAAAAGAACTTAGCGCTGACTCCTGGCAAAGGGAAGTAATAAACATTGGCGGAGTAACCGACAGTTATCAGCCGGCAGAACAGGACCTTAAGTTAATGCCCCAGATCCTAAAACTCTTGATCAAATATAAAACACCGGCCATTATTTCAACTAAATCAAACCTTGTCCTAAGAGATTATGACCTCATTGACGAGTTGTCCCGCATTACGTATGTAAACATAGCCGCTACCATCACCACCATGGATGGGGCCATAAGAGAAAAAGTAGAGCCCGGCAGCGCCACCAGTATCCAGCGGTTTGAAGTCTTAAAAACCTTTAGAAAAACCAATGCCAGCACCGGCCTGCATGTTATGCCGATCATACCACGTATCACCGACAATGAATCTAATTTTACCCAGATGTTCGAAGCCGCTAAAACAAGTAATGTCCACTATGTACTACCGGGCACCCTCTATTTAAGAGGAAGCACCCGCAAACACTTTTTTGCCTTTATTGAAAGGGAGTTTCCTCATTTAACCGCAGAATTAAGTACCATCTATAAAACAGGCGGCGCGGACAAAGCCTATAAAACAAAGCTCTATGAAATGGTCAACCGCCTAAGAACCAAATATAATCTCTCCAGCAGCTACATGGCTCCCATGAAAGAGAAACTACCTAAATAACGCTTTCCACCAGAAAAAGCATCTGATTTACAATCAAATGCTTTTTTCTCTGCCATTAAAGGGTAATCGCTGTGCTCAATAGAAAAAAAGATAATAAGAAGCGGGGATACCAATACAATAAGGGAGTAATTTACATGTTATCTCAATATTTTTTGATTAAATCGGGCGAAATTATAATCAGAAACCTGTTACTTTGTGCTGTAGTCTTGTTATTATTTGCTGGTATTCGGAGATTTTTTAATATTGATTTCAACTTAGTCTATGTGCTTTTGGGTGCAATTTGTTATCGTATAGTCGTAGAAATTATAAACTATAGAAAGTTTATTTATTGTTCCGACAAAAGCATTTAAGCCCATTCCTAATATAGTGTTTTGGATTTTCGTTCTAGGATTAGTAATCGCACTGGCTGGAACACTAGCCGCATATAGAAACTAAACACCTAAAGAGGAAGGTGCCGCAGATGCAGTTTAATAAATATATAGGGATTGACTATTCCGGTGCCCGATCACCCCAATGCCGATTAAGCGGACTACAGGTTTACCTCAGTAAGCACTCTCAATTACCCCAAATAGTCAAAACACCCTCAGAACCTGCCAATCAGCATTGGAACTGGAGTAGAAAAGAAGTGGCCCACTGGCTCATAGAACAAATAAAAGAGGATTTAGTGATTATCGGAATAGATCATTCTTTTTCCTTCCCCGACTCCTATTTCAAACGCTACGGATTACAAACCTGGGATGAGTTCCTCACAGATTTCTGTCAGCATTGGCCCACCCACGAACCCTATTATGTAGACGACCTCAGAGACAATAACCCCCGTACAGGTAACAACACTGACCTGCGCCTCACAGAATCCTGGACATCCTCAGCAAAAAGTGTCTTCCACTTTGACGTACAGGGACAGGTGGCCAAATCCTCCCATGCCGGTATCCCCTGGCTTTACCACATCCGCCAACAAATCGGCAACCGCGTCCATTTCTGGCCCTATGACGGCTTTGAAATCCCACCTCTAAAAAGCGTCATCGCTGAAGTATACCCATCCATCCTGAAAAACCGCTACCTCAAAGAAGACCGCAACCCAGACCAACACGACGCCTACTCAATCTCCCGCTGGCTAAACGAAGCAGACAACAAAGGAATCCTCAATAACTATTTTAACCCGCCCCTCACAGACGAAGAAATAGAAATCGTTTCCCGTGAAGGCTGGATCCTGGGAATCTATTAAACAAAAAAGACCGCAAAAAGAAATACTTCTACACAGAAGGAGCAGAGATTTATGCCAGTGGAAAGAGGATACTTACAAGACCGTTTTGTCCAATCCGTTATTGTAGGGGCTATATTATTAGCTTTGATTTGGGTTGGCAATATTTATACCTTTCAGCA contains:
- a CDS encoding SPL family radical SAM protein; protein product: MDRTKTVEPITAQSALNKLKRKIPYGWDLNIYRGCEHACQYCYAMYSHKHLGDKNFFQDICVKENIVELLEKELSADSWQREVINIGGVTDSYQPAEQDLKLMPQILKLLIKYKTPAIISTKSNLVLRDYDLIDELSRITYVNIAATITTMDGAIREKVEPGSATSIQRFEVLKTFRKTNASTGLHVMPIIPRITDNESNFTQMFEAAKTSNVHYVLPGTLYLRGSTRKHFFAFIEREFPHLTAELSTIYKTGGADKAYKTKLYEMVNRLRTKYNLSSSYMAPMKEKLPK